One region of Chryseobacterium sp. SORGH_AS_0447 genomic DNA includes:
- a CDS encoding cytochrome-c peroxidase, whose amino-acid sequence MIKVIKTLLAVPLFMIFVSCSGEVIEPLEKDEAYNVSFPSYFPAMTFDTSGNPVTKNGVELGRKLFYEGRLSRNNTISCGFCHIQENAFTHHGHPVSHGVDDRTGIRNAPPIQNMAFLKRYMWDGVIHNLNEQPIIPITNEDEMDSSMPEAVSRLNADPKYKKLFKAAYGDENITGERVLKALSQFMVTLVSADSKYDRMKQGKESFSAEETQGMHLFQQKCASCHSGELFTDESFRNTGLYYNAQFKDEGRYRVTLDPADRMKFRVPSLRNVEYTAPYMHDGRFYSLDAVLNFYSEGITDNPNLDPELKQNGHTGIAMNAQEKQWIISFLKTLSDKKFITNPAFAE is encoded by the coding sequence ATGATTAAAGTAATCAAAACCCTGCTCGCTGTTCCTCTGTTTATGATTTTTGTTTCGTGTTCCGGTGAAGTGATCGAGCCACTGGAAAAAGATGAGGCTTACAACGTTTCATTTCCTTCGTATTTTCCTGCAATGACTTTTGATACCTCCGGAAACCCGGTTACGAAAAACGGAGTGGAGCTGGGGAGGAAATTGTTTTACGAGGGCAGGCTTTCCCGGAACAATACCATTTCCTGCGGCTTCTGCCATATCCAGGAAAATGCTTTTACGCATCACGGCCATCCGGTGAGCCACGGCGTAGACGACAGGACCGGAATCAGGAATGCGCCGCCGATCCAGAATATGGCTTTCCTGAAAAGGTATATGTGGGACGGCGTGATCCATAATTTAAATGAACAGCCCATTATCCCCATCACCAATGAAGATGAAATGGACAGCTCAATGCCGGAAGCCGTTTCCAGGCTGAATGCCGATCCGAAATATAAAAAGTTGTTCAAAGCTGCTTACGGCGATGAAAATATTACGGGTGAAAGAGTGCTGAAGGCGCTTTCTCAATTCATGGTTACGCTGGTTTCTGCTGATTCAAAATACGACCGGATGAAGCAGGGAAAAGAAAGTTTCTCGGCAGAGGAAACCCAGGGGATGCATCTTTTTCAGCAGAAGTGTGCTTCCTGCCACAGCGGGGAATTGTTTACCGACGAAAGTTTCAGGAATACCGGACTGTACTATAATGCCCAGTTTAAGGATGAGGGCCGTTACCGTGTAACGCTTGATCCTGCCGACCGCATGAAATTCAGGGTTCCGAGCCTGCGCAATGTAGAATATACGGCGCCCTATATGCATGACGGAAGATTTTACTCACTGGACGCGGTCCTCAACTTCTATTCGGAGGGGATTACGGATAACCCGAACCTTGATCCTGAACTGAAGCAGAACGGACATACCGGAATTGCGATGAATGCTCAGGAAAAACAATGGATTATATCTTTCCTGAAAACCCTGTCCGATAAAAAATTCATCACCAATCCGGCATTTGCGGAATAA
- a CDS encoding MbnP family protein, whose translation MKIYKFLSLFLIAVTFSTFISCRNNGEDDSSSETKGNLQLKFENGFNNLGDIVLNQTVQTSSAGQKHQFSNLKYVISNIALIDEAGNEFRFNENNPDKGAFIIDQADAVAGIVYVNLTEVPTGRYKKIKFGLGISQKAYLLGQDGQAEFWNKAKQKGMTWSWVAGYIFVKLEGKYGAGSPDTEFMNHTGNMGNTEANGTLDLYREITLDLPTTARVTGQIRPSVHILADFNQYLSGANPLILDPTNDMMMGSGPHLVKITDNLTKMFKADHVHND comes from the coding sequence ATGAAAATTTATAAATTTTTATCACTCTTTCTTATTGCTGTTACTTTTTCCACTTTTATTTCCTGCCGGAATAACGGTGAGGATGATTCTTCATCTGAAACCAAAGGAAACCTCCAGTTAAAATTTGAAAACGGCTTTAATAATCTGGGCGATATTGTGCTGAACCAGACCGTACAGACTTCATCAGCCGGACAGAAGCATCAATTTTCCAATCTTAAATACGTCATCAGCAATATTGCTTTAATCGATGAGGCCGGAAATGAGTTCAGGTTTAATGAAAACAATCCCGACAAAGGTGCTTTCATCATCGACCAGGCGGATGCCGTGGCAGGAATCGTCTACGTGAATCTTACTGAAGTTCCTACAGGCCGTTATAAAAAGATAAAATTCGGACTGGGGATCAGCCAGAAGGCTTACTTGCTGGGGCAGGACGGACAGGCGGAGTTCTGGAATAAAGCCAAACAGAAAGGCATGACCTGGTCCTGGGTGGCCGGCTATATCTTTGTAAAGCTGGAAGGGAAGTACGGCGCGGGTTCTCCCGATACAGAATTCATGAATCATACCGGCAATATGGGCAATACCGAAGCCAACGGTACCCTCGATCTCTACCGCGAAATTACCCTGGATCTTCCTACCACCGCAAGGGTGACCGGACAAATCAGGCCTTCAGTCCATATTCTGGCAGATTTCAATCAATATCTAAGCGGAGCAAACCCGCTTATTCTGGATCCGACGAACGATATGATGATGGGATCCGGACCGCACCTGGTCAAGATCACCGATAACCTGACGAAAATGTTTAAAGCAGACCATGTTCACAATGATTAA
- a CDS encoding transporter, whose product MKKIIVLMALMMIQVIYAGTVSDSISIPRDGYAFVPEDCDACGCAAGNGSSGFESLLNPQFVGIKYFAQHYKAKENLFVDDVTQDQYFNTLQLWAKVPVTEKLSIYASLPFHFHEKQTLQGTVRISGIGDASLMGIYRLLTSENRIHQLNGGIGIKIPLGKFDEKGLSGVNPSFQLGTGSWDYQLALNYQFRKNRTAFLLNTDYTVKTQNRKCYRFGNQWNYAATVFYQISGAGNIIFSTKAGLQGEVYGRNRQFDEALPDTAGNALYGKVGFETAYKKFSLGSEVMLPVYSHLAGGDIEAKSRFSIFLNIGI is encoded by the coding sequence ATGAAGAAGATCATTGTATTGATGGCGTTGATGATGATCCAGGTCATCTATGCCGGGACGGTCAGCGACAGTATTTCCATTCCGCGCGATGGGTATGCTTTTGTTCCGGAAGACTGCGATGCCTGCGGATGTGCAGCAGGAAACGGTTCTTCCGGGTTTGAATCGCTGCTGAATCCCCAGTTTGTAGGGATTAAATATTTTGCCCAGCATTATAAGGCGAAAGAGAATTTGTTTGTTGATGATGTGACGCAGGACCAGTATTTCAATACCCTCCAGCTGTGGGCAAAGGTTCCGGTTACTGAAAAGCTGAGCATCTACGCAAGCCTTCCGTTTCATTTCCATGAGAAGCAGACATTGCAGGGCACTGTCCGTATCAGCGGCATCGGCGATGCAAGCCTGATGGGAATTTACCGGCTGCTGACTTCAGAAAACAGGATTCATCAGCTTAATGGCGGTATCGGAATAAAAATCCCATTAGGGAAATTTGACGAAAAGGGCCTTTCGGGAGTCAATCCGAGCTTTCAGCTGGGCACCGGAAGCTGGGATTATCAGCTGGCTTTGAATTATCAGTTCCGGAAAAACAGGACCGCATTTCTCCTGAATACGGATTACACGGTAAAAACCCAGAACCGGAAATGCTATCGCTTCGGAAACCAGTGGAATTATGCAGCCACAGTATTCTATCAGATTTCCGGCGCAGGAAACATCATCTTTTCCACAAAAGCAGGGTTACAGGGAGAAGTGTATGGCCGGAACCGGCAGTTTGACGAAGCTTTGCCGGATACAGCAGGTAATGCCCTGTACGGAAAGGTGGGATTTGAGACTGCTTATAAAAAATTCAGTCTGGGAAGTGAAGTGATGCTTCCGGTATATTCTCACCTGGCCGGAGGGGATATTGAAGCAAAATCCCGCTTCAGCATTTTTCTGAATATTGGAATTTAG
- a CDS encoding superoxide dismutase produces the protein MKIMKVAALSAVFAAQFAFAQFKQSPLPYAYDALEGNIDAKTMEIHYSKHAAAYVANLNKAIASTPQEKQTLFEIMSNVSKLPAAVRNNAGGHYNHELFWTVLTPVKNTQPSAKLAKAINDAFGSMDAFKEKMAKAGADRFGSGWAWLSVDRNGKLFVSSTPNQDNPLMDVVEEKGTPIFGIDVWEHAYYLKYQNKRADYLTAIWNVTNWKEISRRYEEAVSKK, from the coding sequence ATGAAGATTATGAAAGTAGCTGCTTTAAGTGCAGTTTTCGCGGCGCAGTTTGCGTTTGCCCAATTCAAACAATCGCCTTTACCGTATGCTTATGATGCGTTGGAAGGAAACATCGATGCCAAAACCATGGAGATCCACTATTCCAAGCATGCCGCAGCGTACGTAGCCAACCTGAACAAAGCTATCGCAAGTACGCCGCAGGAAAAGCAGACCCTGTTTGAAATTATGTCGAATGTGTCTAAGCTACCGGCTGCCGTAAGAAACAATGCCGGAGGACATTACAATCACGAACTGTTCTGGACGGTTCTTACGCCGGTAAAAAATACCCAGCCTTCTGCAAAACTGGCAAAAGCCATCAATGATGCTTTCGGAAGCATGGATGCTTTTAAAGAAAAAATGGCAAAGGCAGGAGCCGACCGTTTCGGTTCGGGGTGGGCCTGGCTGTCCGTGGATAGAAACGGAAAACTCTTTGTTTCTTCAACCCCTAATCAGGACAATCCTTTAATGGATGTCGTAGAGGAAAAAGGAACGCCGATCTTCGGGATTGATGTATGGGAACATGCTTACTACCTGAAATACCAGAACAAAAGAGCCGATTATCTGACAGCAATCTGGAATGTGACCAACTGGAAAGAAATCAGCAGAAGGTACGAAGAAGCGGTTAGCAAGAAATAA
- a CDS encoding heavy metal translocating P-type ATPase: MEECCSTKSQKEHNHHEGHDHDHDHGHSHDTEGKSVFQMFLPAILSFAMLSAGIILDHSVKPDWFAGWIRLVWYLIAYIPVGLPVLKEAFESIKNGDVFSEFFLMGIATVGAFAIGEYPEGVAVMLFYSVGEVFQAMAVTRAKTNIKALLDQRPDEVTVLCDGKPQTVKAENVNIGDIIQLKSGEKLGLDGELLSETASFNTSALTGESKPDTKTKGATVLAGMINLNTVSQVKVTTAYKDSKLSRILEMVQNATSQKAPTELFIRKFAKIYTPIVVFLAIGITLLPYFFVGNYEFRDWLYRALVFLVISCPCALVISIPLGYFGGIGAGSRKGILFKGSNFLDVLATVQHVVMDKTGTMTEGVFKVQEVKFSDAVNKNEILKFVNALESNSSHPVATAIHEYVGEIDHAIKLENIEEISGQGLKATVNGKELLVGNFRLMDTFGIRYDLNPQSIVYTVIAVAYDNNFAGYFTIADVIKPDARFTIDALKSLGVRTTMLSGDKSSVVKHVAGALGIQEAYGDLLPEDKVNKVKEIKSKKQTVAFIGDGVNDAPVVALSDVGIAMGGLGSDATIETADVVIQDDRPGKIPMAINIAKQTKRIVWQNIVLAFTVKAVVLILGAGGLATMWEAVFADVGVALLAILNAVRIQRMQF, encoded by the coding sequence ATGGAAGAATGCTGCAGTACAAAATCGCAAAAGGAACATAATCACCACGAAGGCCATGATCATGACCATGATCACGGTCATTCTCACGATACGGAAGGTAAATCCGTATTTCAGATGTTTCTTCCGGCAATCCTGTCTTTTGCAATGCTGTCAGCCGGGATCATCCTGGATCATTCCGTAAAGCCTGACTGGTTTGCCGGCTGGATCCGGCTGGTCTGGTATCTTATTGCTTATATTCCCGTAGGACTGCCCGTGTTGAAAGAAGCTTTTGAAAGCATAAAAAACGGTGATGTTTTTTCCGAATTTTTCCTGATGGGAATTGCCACAGTAGGTGCTTTTGCGATCGGTGAGTATCCGGAAGGGGTGGCGGTAATGCTGTTCTATTCGGTAGGCGAAGTCTTCCAGGCGATGGCCGTTACAAGAGCAAAAACCAATATCAAGGCTTTGCTCGACCAGCGGCCCGATGAGGTAACGGTGCTCTGTGACGGAAAGCCGCAGACCGTAAAAGCGGAAAATGTAAACATTGGCGATATTATTCAGTTAAAATCCGGAGAAAAGCTGGGCCTTGACGGTGAACTTTTATCGGAAACAGCATCATTCAATACCTCTGCGCTTACCGGTGAAAGTAAACCCGATACCAAAACGAAAGGAGCAACGGTTTTGGCGGGAATGATCAACCTGAATACCGTCAGCCAGGTAAAAGTTACCACCGCTTATAAAGACAGCAAACTGAGCCGCATCCTGGAAATGGTGCAGAATGCTACCTCGCAGAAGGCTCCCACTGAACTGTTTATCCGGAAGTTTGCTAAAATCTACACACCGATCGTGGTGTTTCTGGCCATCGGAATTACCTTGTTGCCGTATTTCTTTGTCGGAAATTATGAATTCCGTGACTGGCTGTACCGGGCATTGGTATTCCTGGTGATTTCCTGTCCATGCGCTTTGGTGATTTCCATTCCACTGGGTTATTTTGGGGGAATAGGAGCAGGAAGCCGTAAGGGAATTCTGTTCAAAGGAAGCAATTTCCTGGATGTACTGGCCACAGTTCAGCATGTGGTAATGGATAAGACCGGAACGATGACGGAGGGTGTTTTTAAAGTGCAGGAAGTAAAATTCAGTGATGCTGTCAACAAAAATGAAATCCTGAAATTCGTCAATGCACTGGAAAGCAACAGTTCACATCCGGTTGCCACTGCCATCCATGAATACGTAGGAGAGATTGATCATGCCATAAAGCTGGAAAATATAGAGGAAATTTCAGGACAGGGCCTGAAAGCAACCGTTAATGGAAAGGAACTATTGGTCGGGAATTTCAGGCTGATGGATACTTTCGGTATCCGTTATGACCTTAATCCGCAAAGTATTGTGTATACGGTCATTGCGGTAGCATACGATAATAATTTCGCCGGTTATTTCACGATTGCAGATGTTATAAAGCCTGATGCCAGATTTACCATTGATGCCTTGAAATCATTAGGCGTCAGAACTACGATGCTGAGCGGTGATAAATCTTCTGTCGTAAAGCACGTAGCCGGTGCATTAGGTATTCAGGAGGCGTACGGTGATCTTCTTCCCGAAGACAAGGTGAATAAGGTAAAGGAGATTAAATCTAAAAAACAAACCGTGGCTTTTATCGGAGACGGGGTAAATGATGCCCCGGTGGTTGCACTAAGTGATGTCGGAATTGCCATGGGCGGACTTGGCAGCGATGCAACCATCGAAACTGCAGACGTGGTGATCCAGGATGACCGGCCGGGCAAAATTCCTATGGCCATCAACATCGCAAAGCAGACCAAAAGAATTGTATGGCAGAATATCGTTCTGGCATTTACGGTGAAAGCAGTCGTGCTCATTCTCGGAGCCGGAGGGCTGGCTACCATGTGGGAGGCGGTTTTCGCTGATGTAGGAGTTGCCTTGCTGGCCATTCTGAATGCGGTGAGAATCCAGCGAATGCAGTTTTAA
- a CDS encoding SCO family protein, giving the protein MSRNKKPQSKSRIIVPLAVMALLFLGIGIGMGYFKKNLYTVMKVPDFQLTDQNNKKITNKEMLGKVYLVEFFFSRCPTICPVMNTNMRAIEDEINDPEFGIVSISIDPENDTPALLKEHAQRIGVKSPNWHFLTGDRDYIGKLADQFNIYVGDKEDESESLNHSGMIALVDKEGNIRCRYNKDNMPILYYSGLNYEDPEGKTPKLTGKYHPDREMLIEDIRKLLK; this is encoded by the coding sequence ATGTCCAGAAATAAGAAACCGCAATCTAAAAGCAGGATTATTGTTCCGCTGGCGGTAATGGCACTGCTTTTTCTGGGAATCGGGATCGGAATGGGGTATTTTAAAAAGAACCTGTATACGGTCATGAAAGTTCCGGATTTTCAGCTTACAGATCAGAATAATAAGAAAATTACCAATAAAGAGATGCTTGGGAAAGTATATCTCGTAGAGTTTTTCTTCAGCAGATGCCCGACGATCTGCCCGGTCATGAATACCAATATGAGAGCCATTGAAGATGAAATCAATGATCCTGAATTCGGAATTGTTTCCATCAGCATCGATCCGGAAAATGATACGCCGGCATTGCTGAAAGAGCATGCCCAAAGAATCGGGGTGAAGTCTCCCAACTGGCATTTTCTCACCGGCGACAGGGATTATATCGGGAAACTGGCAGACCAGTTCAATATTTATGTCGGGGATAAGGAAGACGAAAGCGAAAGCCTCAACCACAGCGGAATGATCGCGCTGGTTGACAAAGAGGGGAATATCCGGTGCCGGTACAATAAAGACAACATGCCGATCCTGTATTATTCCGGACTGAATTATGAGGATCCGGAAGGAAAAACGCCGAAACTGACCGGGAAATACCATCCCGACCGGGAAATGCTGATCGAAGATATCAGGAAGCTGTTGAAGTAA
- a CDS encoding efflux RND transporter periplasmic adaptor subunit: MNLHYNIKLLLFSAVFIFSCSKKEAAENAEHETEQPEEQHQEVPQTTASLTQEQIRTVGITLGHVEMKELTSTIKANGLLRVPNNNKATVTSLYGGIIKTLNIQVGSSVKKGQVIATIANPEFIRLQEDYLTVNSRIVYAEQEYRRQRELFDNDAGARKNLQSADAELKTLRTRKSSLLQQLRMMGISPGKVSNRNMRSGLVITAPISGTVSSIASQIGSYVDISSPVAEIIDNNSIHLDLQVFEKDLPKMRAGQVVHFKLTNNPETEYDAEIYSIGSSFENDSKTISVHANVTGNKTGLIDGMNITGIVSLDKTVTPAIPDEAIVEADGKFYVFVKTDKSHDAEESHKTEGNQGNTKMKTTNFEKVEVIKGASDMGYTAVTPVKEIPADAEIAVKGAYFINAKLTNSGEHDH, from the coding sequence ATGAACCTACACTATAACATTAAATTACTTTTATTTTCAGCCGTTTTTATTTTCAGCTGTAGTAAAAAAGAAGCAGCAGAAAATGCAGAACACGAAACGGAACAGCCGGAAGAACAACATCAGGAAGTTCCGCAGACCACCGCTTCATTAACGCAGGAACAGATCAGGACCGTAGGAATTACGCTGGGGCATGTCGAAATGAAGGAACTTACCTCAACCATAAAAGCCAATGGCCTGCTCAGGGTGCCGAACAACAACAAAGCAACAGTAACTTCCCTGTATGGCGGAATCATCAAAACCCTGAATATTCAGGTCGGAAGTTCCGTGAAGAAAGGGCAGGTGATCGCTACAATTGCCAACCCGGAATTCATCAGGCTTCAGGAAGATTATTTAACCGTAAACAGCAGGATCGTTTACGCTGAACAGGAGTACCGCAGGCAGCGGGAGCTTTTCGATAATGATGCCGGAGCCCGGAAAAACCTGCAGAGTGCCGATGCAGAACTGAAAACCCTTCGTACCCGGAAGTCATCGCTTTTACAGCAGCTCAGGATGATGGGAATCAGTCCTGGAAAAGTAAGCAATAGGAATATGAGATCCGGTCTGGTCATCACGGCACCGATCAGCGGAACGGTCAGCAGCATTGCTTCGCAGATCGGGAGTTATGTGGATATTTCTTCGCCGGTGGCGGAAATCATCGATAACAATTCCATCCACCTCGATCTCCAGGTGTTTGAAAAAGACCTGCCGAAGATGAGGGCAGGGCAGGTGGTGCATTTTAAGCTGACCAATAATCCCGAAACCGAATATGATGCGGAGATCTACAGCATCGGTTCTTCGTTTGAAAATGACAGCAAAACGATTTCTGTCCATGCCAATGTTACCGGAAATAAGACCGGGCTGATCGACGGAATGAACATCACCGGAATCGTAAGCCTTGATAAAACGGTAACCCCTGCCATTCCCGATGAAGCCATTGTAGAAGCCGACGGTAAATTCTATGTATTCGTAAAAACGGATAAAAGTCATGATGCTGAAGAAAGCCATAAAACAGAAGGAAACCAAGGTAATACAAAAATGAAAACCACTAACTTTGAGAAAGTGGAAGTCATCAAAGGCGCATCCGATATGGGGTACACAGCCGTCACTCCGGTGAAAGAAATTCCCGCTGATGCGGAAATTGCCGTGAAAGGTGCTTATTTCATCAATGCAAAACTGACCAATTCGGGCGAACATGACCATTAA
- a CDS encoding YHS domain-containing protein → MKSKLILTALMSVSLMACAQETPKVKHKKAALVAKSNAKAVKFANAVDPICHMPTEPDMKDTAVYKNKTYGFCSVYCKDEFKKNPEKYVQK, encoded by the coding sequence ATGAAATCAAAACTTATTTTAACGGCACTGATGTCGGTTTCCCTGATGGCGTGTGCCCAGGAAACGCCTAAAGTAAAACATAAAAAAGCGGCTCTTGTGGCAAAATCAAATGCAAAGGCAGTAAAATTTGCCAATGCGGTAGACCCGATCTGTCATATGCCAACCGAACCGGATATGAAAGATACGGCAGTTTATAAAAATAAAACGTACGGTTTTTGCAGTGTGTACTGCAAAGATGAATTTAAAAAGAATCCGGAGAAATATGTCCAGAAATAA
- a CDS encoding Fur family transcriptional regulator: MKKDIESKLIDKNTKPTSMRILVYDFLSSQEAALSLSEIESHFDNADRTTIYRTLKTFEEKGIVHGIQENSTTKYMLCHDGCNENTHKDRHLHFYCKICKQTTCKEEISFPENMQTGFRIDEIRLFAKGICEHCLESLQ; the protein is encoded by the coding sequence ATGAAGAAAGATATTGAAAGCAAATTAATTGACAAGAATACCAAGCCCACCAGCATGCGGATCCTGGTATATGATTTCCTGAGTTCGCAGGAAGCAGCCCTGTCTTTATCCGAGATCGAAAGCCATTTCGACAACGCAGACCGCACCACGATTTACCGCACCTTGAAAACATTTGAGGAAAAAGGAATCGTCCACGGCATTCAGGAAAATTCAACTACAAAATATATGCTTTGCCACGACGGCTGCAACGAAAATACGCATAAAGACCGGCATCTGCATTTCTACTGTAAAATCTGTAAGCAGACTACGTGTAAAGAAGAAATCTCTTTTCCGGAAAATATGCAGACCGGTTTTAGGATCGATGAGATCAGGCTTTTTGCCAAAGGAATCTGCGAGCATTGCCTTGAAAGTTTGCAATAG
- the rpsT gene encoding 30S ribosomal protein S20, which produces MANHKSALKRIRQNEVRRLRNRYYHKTARTAMKVLRNEEDKAAAAEQLPKVISLLDKLAKKNIIHKNKAANLKSKLTKHVNKLA; this is translated from the coding sequence ATGGCAAATCATAAATCAGCATTAAAGAGAATTAGACAAAACGAAGTAAGAAGACTTCGTAACAGATACTACCACAAGACTGCTAGAACAGCAATGAAAGTGTTAAGAAATGAAGAGGATAAAGCTGCTGCTGCAGAACAATTGCCAAAAGTAATCTCTTTGTTGGATAAATTAGCGAAGAAAAACATTATCCACAAAAACAAAGCAGCTAACTTAAAAAGCAAATTAACTAAGCACGTTAATAAACTGGCTTAA